In Ciconia boyciana chromosome 3, ASM3463844v1, whole genome shotgun sequence, a genomic segment contains:
- the GPATCH11 gene encoding G patch domain-containing protein 11 isoform X1, with amino-acid sequence MRPRPPGGAGHGHGHARARSAAHAPSSAAPAPPRPAQRGARRHGAITGGLRCFNPRRVLARLAGREPAEHRGGTRAASPPGPAPAPTHLGSAEEPAAAQQEVAGAQAPAAVRRRRERAEPSGDGQDVRPGLPMVRRMKEAIQKEERQKEANEKNRQKSIKEEEKERRDLVLKSALGNENKGFALLQKMGYKSGQALGKSGEGIVEPIPLNIKTGRSGLGHEELKKRKAEEKLESYRQKLHMKKQANEQAADQFRIRFKNKQEERKMEGDLRKSQRACQQLDMQKDIDVPKETWYWLEPEEEDKKDEEDKEDECTSSDLSVSEKLHILTAYLREEHFYCIWCGTTYEDSEDLSSNCPGDSAADHD; translated from the exons ATgcggccgcggcccccgggcggggcgggacACGGTCACGGACACGCGCGGGCACGCTCCGCCGCACACGCCCCCTCATCCGCCGCGCCCGCGCCTCCCCGGCCCGCGCAGCGAGGCGCCCGCCGCCACGGGGCCATCACCGGCGGCCTTCGCTGCTTCAACCCTCGCCGTGTCCTGGCCCGGCTAGCAGGGAGGGAACCGGCGGAGCACAGAGGGGGGACACGGGCGGCTTCGCCCCCGGGCCCGGCACCGGCCCCGACGCACCTCGGCAGCGCGGAGGAACCTGCGGCCGCGCAGCAGGAAGTAGCAGGTGCGCAGGCGCCGGCGGCCGTGCGCAGGCGCCGCGAGCGGGCCGAGCCGAGCGGAGACGG ACAGGATGTAAGGCCAGGCTTGCCCATGGTGAGGCGGATGAAGGAAGCtattcagaaagaagaaaggcaaaaagaagcCAATGAGAAGAATAGACAAAAGAgtataaaagaagaagaaaaagagagacgTGACTTAGTATTGAAAAGTGCATTGGGCAATGAGAACaaaggctttgctttgctccagAAGATGGGCTACAAGAGCGGCCAGGCCCTTGGGAAAAGCG gagaAGGCATTGTTGAACCTATTCCTCTGAACATAAAAACAG GCAGAAGTGGGCTTGGGCatgaggaattaaaaaagcgaaaagctgaagaaaaactggaaagctATAGACAGAAACTCCAtatgaaaaaacaagcaaatgaacAAGCTGCAGATCAGTTCAG AATAAgattcaaaaacaaacaagaagaaCGTAAGATGGAAGGGGACCTCCGAAAAAGCCAGAGGGCCTGCCAGCAATTAGATATGCAAAAA GATATTGATGTTCCCAAGGAGACTTGGTATTGGCTAGAACCtgaagaggaagacaaaaaggaTGAGGAAGACAAGGAAGATGAATGCACAAGCTCAGACTTAAGT GTATCAGAAAAGCTACACATCCTGACAGCCTATTTGAGAGAAGAACACTTTTATTGCATTTGGTGTGGAACAACCTATGAAG ACTCTGAAGATTTATCTTCGAACTGCCCTGGGGACAGTGCTGCAGATCATGACTAA
- the GPATCH11 gene encoding G patch domain-containing protein 11 isoform X2, which produces MEEDEEEDYMSDLFIKQDVRPGLPMVRRMKEAIQKEERQKEANEKNRQKSIKEEEKERRDLVLKSALGNENKGFALLQKMGYKSGQALGKSGEGIVEPIPLNIKTGRSGLGHEELKKRKAEEKLESYRQKLHMKKQANEQAADQFRIRFKNKQEERKMEGDLRKSQRACQQLDMQKDIDVPKETWYWLEPEEEDKKDEEDKEDECTSSDLSVSEKLHILTAYLREEHFYCIWCGTTYEDSEDLSSNCPGDSAADHD; this is translated from the exons atggaggaagatgaagaggaagacTACAtgtctgatttatttattaa ACAGGATGTAAGGCCAGGCTTGCCCATGGTGAGGCGGATGAAGGAAGCtattcagaaagaagaaaggcaaaaagaagcCAATGAGAAGAATAGACAAAAGAgtataaaagaagaagaaaaagagagacgTGACTTAGTATTGAAAAGTGCATTGGGCAATGAGAACaaaggctttgctttgctccagAAGATGGGCTACAAGAGCGGCCAGGCCCTTGGGAAAAGCG gagaAGGCATTGTTGAACCTATTCCTCTGAACATAAAAACAG GCAGAAGTGGGCTTGGGCatgaggaattaaaaaagcgaaaagctgaagaaaaactggaaagctATAGACAGAAACTCCAtatgaaaaaacaagcaaatgaacAAGCTGCAGATCAGTTCAG AATAAgattcaaaaacaaacaagaagaaCGTAAGATGGAAGGGGACCTCCGAAAAAGCCAGAGGGCCTGCCAGCAATTAGATATGCAAAAA GATATTGATGTTCCCAAGGAGACTTGGTATTGGCTAGAACCtgaagaggaagacaaaaaggaTGAGGAAGACAAGGAAGATGAATGCACAAGCTCAGACTTAAGT GTATCAGAAAAGCTACACATCCTGACAGCCTATTTGAGAGAAGAACACTTTTATTGCATTTGGTGTGGAACAACCTATGAAG ACTCTGAAGATTTATCTTCGAACTGCCCTGGGGACAGTGCTGCAGATCATGACTAA